One window from the genome of Parasteatoda tepidariorum isolate YZ-2023 chromosome 8, CAS_Ptep_4.0, whole genome shotgun sequence encodes:
- the LOC107441711 gene encoding uncharacterized protein has protein sequence MKFFSAIVLCLSLGLATCDFECYRRAVAECNVKGVKERKLERPDDTNEKICEDNLLIAMCERDAAAQCNTGFAEVAERVYITVIDICTEGTETYNAIKSDPKCGLETLTNMGTCSDEMQKELKNVRPGDAAEMMRVICRYIDGVKNCMYEKFEKCTDRTKEVFKYLMEQYAEVQKRTCAILP, from the exons ATGAAGTTCTTCAGCGCTATCGTTCTCTGCC tatcgTTAGGCTTGGCTACTTGCGATTTCGAATGTTACAGAAGAGCAGTTGCTGAATGCAATGTAAAAGGAGTTAAAGAGAGAAAACTTGAGCGACCTGATGACACAAATGAGAAAATTTGCGA AGATAATTTACTTATTGCAATGTGCGAACGAGATGCCGCTGCCCAATGCAATACAGGATTTGCTGAAGTAGCTGAAAGAGTTTACATAACTGTTATCGATATCTGCACGGAAGGAACAGAAACATATAAcg ctaTTAAATCTGATCCAAAATGTGGTTTAGAAACTTTGACTAATATGGGAACATGCAGCGATGAGATGCAAAAGGAACTGAAAAATGTACGCCCTGGTGATGCCGCTGAAATGATGAGGGTTATTTGCAG gtaCATCGACGgagtaaaaaattgcatgtacgagaaatttgaaaaatgcacTGATAGAACGaaagaagtatttaaatatcttatggAACAATATGCTGAAGTCCAAAAAAGAACATGCGCCATATTGCCATAA
- the LOC107441710 gene encoding uncharacterized protein isoform X2 — MKFLNAIVLCLSLGLATCDFECFRRATVECNMKGILERKPEQPVDGREKICQDNLLITMCMRDAAVQCNTGFAGVAERVYVAVTNICTEGTETYNATKSDPKCSLETLTDIDACADEMKKEPKSEPFSDITEIMRAICRHIDGLKNCMYEKFEKCTVRTKEAFKYVVEQYAEVQKGICTILP, encoded by the exons ATGAAGTTCCTCAACGCTATAGTTCTCTGCC tatcgTTAGGCTTGGCCACTTGCGATTTCGAATGTTTCAGAAGAGCAACTGTGGAATGCAATATGAAAGGAATTTTAGAGAGAAAACCTGAGCAACCTGTTGACGGAAGGGAGAAAATTTGCCA agataatttacttattacaaTGTGCATGCGAGATGCCGCTGTTCAATGCAATACAGGATTTGCTGGAGTAGCGGAAAGAGTTTACGTAGCTGTTACCAACATCTGCACGGAAGGAACAGAAACATATAAcg ctaCAAAATCTGATCCAAAATGCAGTTTAGAAACTCTGACTGATATCGACGCATGTGCTGATGAGATGAAAAAGGAACCAAAAAGTGAACCCTTTAGTGATATCACTGAAATTATGAGGGCTATTTGCCG ACACATCGAtggattaaaaaattgcatgtatgaaaaatttgaaaaatgcacTGTTAGAACAAAAgaagcatttaaatatgttgTGGAACAATATGCTGAAGTCCAAAAAGGAATATGCACCATATTGCCATAA